The following DNA comes from Castanea sativa cultivar Marrone di Chiusa Pesio chromosome 10, ASM4071231v1.
cctcttcttcttgttctgAACCGGGTTGGCCCTCTGGCCCTAGGAATGCACGTGGCGGACCGGACCTTCTCGAACCGGGTTGTATCACCCATATAAACGTTGTTGACGATGATTCCAATAACACATCAGCTAATCGTGGGTACTCTTCCATGGTGGGACCCACCTCGGTACCGAAAGAAACGTACAGAACAGACCCACGTGGCTTCGaatccaaccattggatcaCCTCGTCTTCGGTAACATTTGACTTCCTGTTGTTGGTACGAAGTTCACGGTCGTGAAGAAGTGAGCCTGCTGCTGCTGACTTCCAATACTGTTCGGGCAAGAGTGGGCCCACCCCCCAGACCGGTTTCCCAACCTGATCGGAGATGTAGCGAATGAATGGACTCTCCAGATCGTCACACGTGTTGATTAACAAAGTGATGACACCCTCTACCTCCTCCACCCACATTGGCTGGCTTCCAGGTTTTGGCGGACCCATTTTCTTTGGGCCACCGATGAATGGTCGTGGTCCACCGCTGAGTGGCGGTGGTGGACCTGGTGGTGGCCCGCCTGGTGGTCCATGAGGGCGGCGCTTAAGATCAGAATAGGAAATAGCCATGTCTTCGGGTAACCCGGGGAGTAAACGGGTCTCTCCGGGTTTTATTGTATCCAATTCTTTGTGGGACTTCCACGTGGCACACTCGATGGCTGCAGAGCAAGCACCGGAGGTGAAGAAACCAACAGTTGGGATGTGGAATTTAGCAAAGACTTCGGTGGACCAACCCATCATGACGTCGAGGATGGCGCAAACGGGCTTGGGTCCGGGTCGGGTGGAGAGGAGGTTCTGAAGCGCGAGGGCCATTTGTTCGTGGTGTTTAAAGTGGTGGTGCATGGGATCAGAGGCAGAGGCAGgctgtggttgtggtggtggtggagatgGAAGAGAGGATGGGATTTCGATGACTTGGATGTGAGGGTGTTGGCGGAAAGAGGAGGGGATGGAGGTGGAGAGATTGGAGGAGATGATGAATGTGGATTCGAAGTCTCTTGAAGCTATGTGTTTGCATAGCTCCACGCATGGGAACAAATGGCCTTGCCCAAAAAATGGAACTACCCAAATCTCCattcttgacattttttttttcacaatctATATATCTTGACTCACTATGATCTAAGGGCTTTGGCtaagaaatttctttttatagaagtaaaagaaaacttagctaggaagaaaggaagaaagaataCACAGTAATTGTATTTGTAGTGTAATTAGAAAATGACTTTGGGAATATGGGTTTGCAATTGCAAAGCGACTGTTAGGTAATCTGCATAGTATAGTGTTAGGTGTGAGATATCAGAGCCGAGATGCTTCTTTTCGTGCTTATGTCGGTTGAAGCCAATACGTACACTACCATTCGTTAATTAAGAGTGAGTGGGGCCGGTAGGTTTAAGAACTCGATTCGTGTACAAACATAATAGGATACGGCAAACACGTGTCCACATTCGGTCTTCGATTTCCCGTTTCAATGGGAAACGAGTCGGTTCCTGTTAAATAAATTAAGCTAGTATTTATTAtgctcactttttttttttttttataaattttatataattgaaatCAGAGCTGAAGACATGATCATAATttcagttttaaaaatatttgtgtaaTTGTGTATCTGTAATAGCTTTTATCCATAAATCAATGCAACACTCTAGAAGGCTAGAACAGTAGCATTGACATAGGAGTTCCAAAATGGTGAAAtagattttgaaaatgttttgtAATGTATTACTGTTTCCAAAATATGTAGAGCTATATTATTAATTAGAAATTCGACttttaacaacttgagttttttATGGTATTCGAGTTCCcatagaaaaattttgaatctttttttttatgtaactcGAGTTCTAAGAACTCGAACTCCATAAAAAATAGTATGACAAATCTAAGagctattttttcaaagaacttgaGTTTTTAGAACTCGAGTTATACGGCAAACTCGAATTTCATAAATTCGAGTTTCAAAAATGTGataaattgctaaatatttcacaaacagtgataaatttatacatattttttcaaaCAATAGTATATGACATTTTGGCCgacattggattttttttttcttttctagaaaCACACATTGGAATACCTAATAACTTGCACACCATTCTTCCCATTAAAAGAAAGTTGCTAACGGATAGTGAAgttaaattttactttaaagcCATAATCAATCACCATATTTGATTGGCAAGACACACTACTTAAAATGCATGTTAGTTTACACTTTGCAGTATGTTAAAATTTGTTGAGCATTCACATCCCATGTTTTCAAACTATTCTATTTCACCATTTcaaaagctattttatctattataccatactattttacaatacatctaacatctcaacttttattttataatacaacacattaaaataatataaattatgcaataaaataataaaaaaattatcttctctcctccctctctcatTTCTATCCTTGCCTCTATATCCCTCTCTTAACAACCAAATAATCCAATTACTACCATGCCACCACCACGCCCACCACTACCTACCAAAATCCCACCggaataaaaaacataaattaaaaataaataaataaaatctagcAAATACCCAccaaaaacccatcaaacccattaaataaaccaaacaaCCCAGTCACCACCAACACGCCACCACTGTCCACTGCCTACCAAAATCCCATTGGAACCAAAacccaaattattaaaaaaaacaaaacaaaacaaaacccaacaaacctATAGCAAAAACAACCCAATCACCACCACGTTAGCACCACTGCCCACCACGCTAACTCAAACCAACCAATCCAAATCTGACCCAAACCCCATTAGAATCCAACCATCGGAACCCAAATATCAGAATCCAACCATCGAAATCCATAGCCCCTCAAACCATCACACCACAACACCCAAAACCATCGGAATCCAAACATCGGAATCCATAGCCCCACCACCATCGCACCAtgtaagattgaatttattcaatcatttttgttggctttattccgtgccaatttgcttgtaattcagcatttagaaacccttgTATTTAGGCgagaatcatgtaagggtagtgtgtaaAAGAGTatgaagaaaagctcaagagtgTGCACTCAAGTAGGGACTCGCGACTGGACCTCGTGACTGGCTTGTGACTGCCGAGTCGCCAAAAAGGTacatgtgtgaagcatgcagggggAGCTGAAGAGTCACGCTAGCTGtcgcactacaggacaaaacctCCAGCTAGCCAGGCAGTTAGCTCGCGACTTAAACTCGCGACTCGTTCCAGTTGCGAGCTCGAGTCGCCAGAATGCTCTGTTTGGCTAAAATTGACCTTTCgcattccaaacacacactagtataaataccccttatacccacgttTTGttgagagcttctagagagaattttgagagagaaaccttagagaaaaacaagattgactcatccaccatctttatcatttgattctccaaattcctctattctcaccctctccattgttaaaTCCTTGAGTGGTACATTAGCCAAAtcattttctcaccatacccatatctgtgagaatgttatttggtgcttgggaagcaattaggaagggaccaattggtattggttgatgctatgggctatagtGGAATTCtgtaagttagagaagacaaaggttcggcgtaacctcgttggagcaagaagcttggagggcttaggtacactaggtagattaggcttggagggtcttctattgttcatgtatcccaacttcattctctagtggattattgaccgcttggaggggtGGAGAGGTTTTATGCCgaggacttcggtttcctctcCAATAACACATCActgtgttgtctttgtgtttgcatctttctttcgttaatctttaccttttaattgatgctgtggttgtgattaatttcggtttagattgttttaccaattctaatttagcttattttcatattccgcacatacattgtttgataataagcttgtgttggtaatttgtaatttgggggTTTAAACGTTCTAAGGtgttttacacaatttttaaacATTCAATTTGTATCAGAGCGGGTGCACTTGCAGTGGTTTAATTACCTAAGTGCGATCATTGACCCTGTTTGAGATGGATCGatctcaatctctcaatgctcCACCATATTTTGATGGAAACAACTATGGTTTTTGGAAAGTTCGCATGAGGGCATTCTTGTGTTTAATTGATGAGATTGTTTAGGATGCTGTAGATGTTGGATGGACTAAGCCAGAAGCCGCTAAATCCATATGGGATAAGGCGAAACTTGCGGCAGCCAATGCAAATAGCAAGGCATTGAATGCTATTTTTTGTAGTGTGTCTCCAGATGAGTTTCACAGGATATCTCACGTAACAATTGCCAAGGAGGCATGGCAAATATTGGAAACTACCTATGAAGGAACAAAGAAAGTCAAGGACACTAAATTGCAAATGCTAAGCACTCGATTTGAAGAGCTGAAAATGAGTGACTACGAGTCATTCGACTCATTATATGGCAAGCTGAATGAGGTAATTAACGGCAACTTCAACTTGGGTGAAAAGACGGAGGATTCAAAGATAGTAAGGAAAATCCTTCGATCATTGCCAGAGAGCTTTCGTGCGAAGGTTACAGCTATTGAAGAGAGCAGGACCTTGATGATATCGAAGTTCAAGAACTAGTTGGCTCACTTCAAACTTATGAGCTGTCTTTGCCATCacaaaagaagagcaaatccCTTGCTCTAAAGACAATCAATGAGAGGGTGGAAACTTATGACTCatcggatgaggatgaggtCGAGAAAGATGTGGCATATCCTGTAAAGAATTTTCGAAAGTTCTCGAAATTCAAGAAGAGTGGAAAATTTGCTGAGAAAGGAAAATTTCCAAGTTTcgaaaaagataaaaaggaaTTTAAGAGAAAATATGGGAAGGAGTCTCAATCCACTCAAGGAATCACATGCTTCGAATGCAATGGACATGGACATGTCAAGAAAGAATGTCCTAATTACTTGAGAGGGAGGGGCAAGGTATATGCCACCACTCTTAGTGACTCCAACTCTTCAGATTCAGATTCAGATGAAAGCTGTGATGGAGAGGGAAACTTCTCTGCATTCATGACCATTGCTCATGTGGAATCTTCAGATGATTTAAGTGTACTGGTGAAAGAGCTTGGTGAGTACACTGAATTGGAGTCGGTAGGGATAGCAAAAGAATCTgatgatgaggaagatgaaAGAGCAGCGGGACTGCAAGAGACCTACAACTCTCTCCTTGAGAAGACCGGTGAATATGCAAAATCCCGCCATTGcgtccaccaattgatctatcCGAGGTCGGGGAAAGGATTCTTTGGGCAAGCTTTATTTAGATCCATAAAATCCACACACATTTGCCActtcctcattttctttttttaccacCACTGTGTTGGCCAGCCACTCAGGGTAGAATACCTCTTTTATGGCCTCAGCctgcttgagcttgagcacttctgCTTTAACGGTGTTAGAGTGTTCCTTAGATGAGCACTGAGGCGACTGATTTCTGGGGATGATAGATGGATTAACGTTTAGGCAGTGGCAAATGAAATCTAGATCCACCCCTGGGGCCTCGTAGGCATTCCATGCGAATacgtcaatatttttttataagaaaatcttCTAGCTCTTGCCTCTCCCGAGGAGGCAGCTGTGCCCCGACCTGAAAGAAATTCTCCTCATTGTCACCAATAAAGAGCCTTTCCAAGGGTTCACACTTCGCCCCTTCCCCCTCTACCCCAGCACCTGTGATTGCTATAAGTCCTGCCCAGTAGGGCTCGAGTTCTCTGGCCTAGTTTGATGTCTAATTACGGCCACCATGCATTGCCTGGTCATAGATTGGCTTCCCACTAGCTCTTCAACCCGATCCCTAGACGGATACTTTACCTTCAGGTGCAACATGGAAGGCACGACCCCCATGGCGTGAAGCCAAAGCCTGGCCATAATAGTAGTGTAGGGGGAGTAGGTATCTACCACGATGAAGTTTACCTCCACGACCTAGGTGCCTGTCTGAACGGGCAGTCAGATCTAACCCGTTGGAAAGACAACTTGCCCGTGAAACCCTATTAGAGGGGAGTCATAGCAAGTCAGGTCCTTGGACCTCAGCTAG
Coding sequences within:
- the LOC142612718 gene encoding scopoletin glucosyltransferase-like, whose product is MSRMEIWVVPFFGQGHLFPCVELCKHIASRDFESTFIISSNLSTSIPSSFRQHPHIQVIEIPSSLPSPPPPQPQPASASDPMHHHFKHHEQMALALQNLLSTRPGPKPVCAILDVMMGWSTEVFAKFHIPTVGFFTSGACSAAIECATWKSHKELDTIKPGETRLLPGLPEDMAISYSDLKRRPHGPPGGPPPGPPPPLSGGPRPFIGGPKKMGPPKPGSQPMWVEEVEGVITLLINTCDDLESPFIRYISDQVGKPVWGVGPLLPEQYWKSAAAGSLLHDRELRTNNRKSNVTEDEVIQWLDSKPRGSVLYVSFGTEVGPTMEEYPRLADVLLESSSTTFIWVIQPGSRRSGPPRAFLGPEGQPGSEQEEEVGYFPHGLDSKVGNRGLIIRGWAPQLLILSHPSTAGFLSHCGWNSTVEAIGRGVPILAWPIRGDQYYDAKLVVNHLKVGYMISDDLSRTVQKEDIVKGIEKLMGDEDMKNRAQALCTKFVQGFPKSSVTALDAFRDFINHKAA